The Temnothorax longispinosus isolate EJ_2023e chromosome 7, Tlon_JGU_v1, whole genome shotgun sequence genome contains a region encoding:
- the Kdn gene encoding probable citrate synthase 2, mitochondrial isoform X1, with protein MALFRFTPKRCLDVQKITSTIFVRQLTDASTDLKKVLTDRIPREQERVKAFRKNHGATKVGEVTVDMMYGGMRGIKGLVWEPSVLDPEEGIRFRGKSIPECQKLLPKAAGGAEPLPEGLFWLLITGDVPTDTQVKAISQEWASRSSLPEHVVKALNNFPKTLHPMTQFSAAITLLNSESEFVKAYNKGVHKSKFWESVYEDSMNLIAKLPVVAATIYRNIYKGGKGLGSVDAGRDWSWNFANMLGYDNPQFIELMRLYLTIHSDHEGGNVSAHTTHLVGSALSDPYLSFSAGMNGLAGPLHGLANQEVLVWLEKLRGQVGDSPSDDKLKEFIWNTLKSGQVVPGYGHAVLRKTDPRYTCQREFALKHLPDDPLFKLVAQVYKVVPPILLETGKVKNPWPNVDAHSGVLLQYYGMKEMNYYTVLFGVSRALGVLASLVWDRALGLPIERPKSLSTELLMKAVKA; from the exons ATGGCGCTCTTTCGCTTCACCCCGAAACGCTGCCTCGACGTTCAG AAAATAACGTCGACGATCTTCGTGCGGCAGCTCACAGATGCGTCCACGGATCTTAAGAAGGTTCTCACCGACAGAATTCCGAGGGAACAGGAGCGGGTCAAAGCCTTTCGTAAGAATCATGGAGCCACCAAAGTCGGAGAGGTCACCGTTGACATG ATGTACGGTGGCATGCGCGGCATCAAGGGCCTTGTGTGGGAGCCGTCGGTGTTGGATCCGGAGGAGGGCATTCGCTTCCGCGGTAAGTCGATCCCCGAGTGCCAGAAACTCCTCCCGAAGGCAGCCGGTGGTGCGGAACCACTCCCGGAGGGTCTCTTCTGGCTGCTGATCACCGGCGACGTACCCACGGATACGCAAGTGAAGGCCATCTCGCAGGAATGGGCGTCCAGGAGCTCGTTGCCCGAGCATGTGGTCAAGGCCCTCAATAACTTCCCCAAGACCTTACATCCGATGACACAGTTCTCCGCGGCGATCACGTTGCTGAACAGCGAGAGCGAGTTCGTTAAGGCGTACAACAAGGGCGTGCACAAGAGCAAGTTCTGGGAAAGCGTGTACGAAGACTCGATGAATCTGATCGCCAAGCTGCCAGTGGTCGCCGCCACCATCTACCGCAACATCTACAAGGGCGGCAAGGGTTTGGGCTCTGTCGACGCCGGTAGGGATTGGTCCTGGAACTTCGCCAACATGCTCGGCTATGACAATCCACAGTTTATTGAGCTGATGCGCCTCTACCTGACGATTCATTCGGATCACGAGGGTGGTAACGTGTCCGCCCACACCACCCACTTGGTGGGATCTGCCTTGTCGGACCCGTACCTATCCTTCTCTGCCGGTATGAATGGTCTAGCCGGGCCATTGCACGGTTTGGCGAATCAGGAAGTACTGGTGTGGTTGGAGAAACTGCGCGGTCAAGTCGGCGACAGTCCGAGCGACGACAAACTGAAGGAGTTCATCTGGAATACGCTAAAGAGTGGCCAAGTCGTGCCCGGTTACGGACACGCCGTACTCAGGAAGACTGATCCGAGGTACACCTGCCAGAGAGAGTTTGCGCTGAAACATTTGCCGGACGATCCGTTGTTCAAG CTTGTTGCACAAGTGTATAAGGTGGTGCCACCGATCTTGCTGGAAACTGGCAAGGTGAAGAACCCGTGGCCGAACGTAGACGCGCACTCGGGCGTGCTGCTGCAGTACTACGGCATGAAAGAGATGAATTACTACACGGTCCTGTTCGGCGTGTCGCGCGCGTTGGGCGTGCTCGCCTCCCTTGTTTGGGATCGCGCCCTAGGACTGCCCATTGAGAGGCCTAAATCCCTCAGTACCGAACTCCTCATGAAGGCCGTCAAGGCTTAA
- the Kdn gene encoding probable citrate synthase 2, mitochondrial isoform X2 — MMYGGMRGIKGLVWEPSVLDPEEGIRFRGKSIPECQKLLPKAAGGAEPLPEGLFWLLITGDVPTDTQVKAISQEWASRSSLPEHVVKALNNFPKTLHPMTQFSAAITLLNSESEFVKAYNKGVHKSKFWESVYEDSMNLIAKLPVVAATIYRNIYKGGKGLGSVDAGRDWSWNFANMLGYDNPQFIELMRLYLTIHSDHEGGNVSAHTTHLVGSALSDPYLSFSAGMNGLAGPLHGLANQEVLVWLEKLRGQVGDSPSDDKLKEFIWNTLKSGQVVPGYGHAVLRKTDPRYTCQREFALKHLPDDPLFKLVAQVYKVVPPILLETGKVKNPWPNVDAHSGVLLQYYGMKEMNYYTVLFGVSRALGVLASLVWDRALGLPIERPKSLSTELLMKAVKA, encoded by the exons ATG ATGTACGGTGGCATGCGCGGCATCAAGGGCCTTGTGTGGGAGCCGTCGGTGTTGGATCCGGAGGAGGGCATTCGCTTCCGCGGTAAGTCGATCCCCGAGTGCCAGAAACTCCTCCCGAAGGCAGCCGGTGGTGCGGAACCACTCCCGGAGGGTCTCTTCTGGCTGCTGATCACCGGCGACGTACCCACGGATACGCAAGTGAAGGCCATCTCGCAGGAATGGGCGTCCAGGAGCTCGTTGCCCGAGCATGTGGTCAAGGCCCTCAATAACTTCCCCAAGACCTTACATCCGATGACACAGTTCTCCGCGGCGATCACGTTGCTGAACAGCGAGAGCGAGTTCGTTAAGGCGTACAACAAGGGCGTGCACAAGAGCAAGTTCTGGGAAAGCGTGTACGAAGACTCGATGAATCTGATCGCCAAGCTGCCAGTGGTCGCCGCCACCATCTACCGCAACATCTACAAGGGCGGCAAGGGTTTGGGCTCTGTCGACGCCGGTAGGGATTGGTCCTGGAACTTCGCCAACATGCTCGGCTATGACAATCCACAGTTTATTGAGCTGATGCGCCTCTACCTGACGATTCATTCGGATCACGAGGGTGGTAACGTGTCCGCCCACACCACCCACTTGGTGGGATCTGCCTTGTCGGACCCGTACCTATCCTTCTCTGCCGGTATGAATGGTCTAGCCGGGCCATTGCACGGTTTGGCGAATCAGGAAGTACTGGTGTGGTTGGAGAAACTGCGCGGTCAAGTCGGCGACAGTCCGAGCGACGACAAACTGAAGGAGTTCATCTGGAATACGCTAAAGAGTGGCCAAGTCGTGCCCGGTTACGGACACGCCGTACTCAGGAAGACTGATCCGAGGTACACCTGCCAGAGAGAGTTTGCGCTGAAACATTTGCCGGACGATCCGTTGTTCAAG CTTGTTGCACAAGTGTATAAGGTGGTGCCACCGATCTTGCTGGAAACTGGCAAGGTGAAGAACCCGTGGCCGAACGTAGACGCGCACTCGGGCGTGCTGCTGCAGTACTACGGCATGAAAGAGATGAATTACTACACGGTCCTGTTCGGCGTGTCGCGCGCGTTGGGCGTGCTCGCCTCCCTTGTTTGGGATCGCGCCCTAGGACTGCCCATTGAGAGGCCTAAATCCCTCAGTACCGAACTCCTCATGAAGGCCGTCAAGGCTTAA
- the LOC139816773 gene encoding LOW QUALITY PROTEIN: methylenetetrahydrofolate reductase (NADPH) (The sequence of the model RefSeq protein was modified relative to this genomic sequence to represent the inferred CDS: inserted 1 base in 1 codon), translating to MQAIMDHGMKVSTFQFTIIANXTMKNLILEKDTCERSDADTNDSKDNPSVHGFDTGNLRKTVVDLRQSLRDKINKNEIFCSFEIVSTRKPGAFYRRLLIDMEEYSPLFYSLTWHNEAASSNDSYLPLDLVENFPPNTLLHLAAKGLKRDEVVRILKKTLALGIVNIFVLRGDSLSENGDFEHAADLVAFIREQFGDTFCVCVAGYPQTHPESSSKELDLHHLKAKVEAGADFIITQICFESRLLIDFVRDCREIGIRVPILPEVLAPASHACLEKMTDICGLDVPVEIKDDLARMKDDDRAARKYSVDLITRIITDVIRSGVTRGFHLATLNRLSLVAEICKRVKFLGAENS from the exons atgcaGGCCATTATGGATCACGGAATGAAAGTGTCAACATTTCAGTTCACGATTATCGCCA TTACAATGAAAAACTTGATTCTCGAGAAGGACACGTGCGAGAGGAGTGACGCTGACACAAATGACAGCAAGGACAATCCTTCCGTGCACGGCTTTGATACCGGGAATCTCCGCAAGACTGTCGTGGATCTGCGGCAATCGttaagagataaaattaacaaaaatgaaatattttgtagctTCGAAATCGTTTCCACGAGGAAACCCGGCGCGTTTTACCGAAG ACTTCTCATAGATATGGAAGAGTATTCGCCTCTCTTTTACTCATTAACGTGGCATAACGAAGCAGCTTCCAGCAACGATAGCTATCTGCCGTTGGACTTGGTGGAGAATTTTCCGCCCAATACTCTTTTACATCTAGCAGCTAAGGGTCTAAAACGCGACGAGGTTGTCCGTATCCTAAAAAAGACCCTCGCCCTCGGAatagttaatatatttgtattgcGAGGAG ATTCGTTGTCCGAGAACGGCGACTTCGAGCACGCGGCGGATCTGGTTGCTTTCATCAGAGAGCAGTTTGGCGACACGTTTTGCGTGTGCGTCGCGGGTTATCCGCAAACGCACCCGGAGTCGTCCTCCAAGGAGCTCGACTTGCATCATCTAAAAGCGAAA gTGGAGGCGGGCGCGGATTTTATCATAACGCAAATATGTTTCGAATCTCGGCTCCTGATAGACTTCGTGAGGGATTGTCGAGAGATTGGGATTCGAGTTCCGATCCTCCCCGAGGTCCTCGCGCCAGCGAGTCACGCGTGTCTGGAGAAAATGACGGACATATGCGGGCTCGACGTACCGGTCGAAATTAAAGACGATTTGGCACGAATGAAGGACGACGATCGAGCGGCGAGGAAATATTCAGTCGACCTAATTACGCGGATAATTACGGACGTGATTAGAAGCGGGGTAACGCGTGGTTTTCATCTTGCCACGCTAAACAG attatcGTTGGTGGCGGAAATATGCAAGCGCGTAAAATTTCTCGGAGCGGAAAACTCATAG
- the Pig-p gene encoding phosphatidylinositol glycan anchor biosynthesis class P yields the protein MEHTPAPYGPRAVYGYVMYIGSNMLFLLYVTWAIIPDEVLHDYLGLTYWPSKYWAVAIPVWALTALATFAFLIYPAINMLITPDIDDIRTITDKYALQKTESTPGAPGGIPAVSDIPITEVCRRLYLRKKNS from the coding sequence ATGGAGCATACTCCTGCGCCCTATGGCCCCAGGGCCGTCTACGGATACGTCATGTATATCGGGTCGAATATGCTCTTCCTGTTGTACGTGACATGGGCGATAATACCGGACGAAGTGCTGCACGATTATTTAGGCCTGACGTATTGGCCCTCCAAGTATTGGGCAGTCGCGATCCCCGTATGGGCGTTGACCGCCCTAGCTACATTTGCGTTTCTGATTTATCCGGCTATCAATATGCTGATAACTCCAGATATCGATGATATTAGGACCATCACGGATAAgtacgctctacaaaaaaccGAAAGTACTCCAGGCGCTCCAGGCGGAATACCGGCTGTGTCCGACATACCGATTACAGAAGTTTGCAGGAGattatatttgagaaaaaagaactcataa
- the LOC139816777 gene encoding EKC/KEOPS complex subunit LAGE3-like, which translates to MSDLKVDLSVPFPSAREAEVAYQVLRVDKEPSRSGVTKKLTLNDNILEVSYSGKEARKVRVALTSFFDNILLVTETIQRFGPPEPTYTHY; encoded by the exons ATGAGTGACCTCAAGGT AGATCTGTCCGTGCCTTTCCCAAGCGCCAGAGAAGCAGAAGTCGCGTATCAAGTGCTCAGAGTCGACAAGGAGCCGTCAAGAAGCGGAGTCACAAAGAAGCTTACGTTGAACGACAATATTCTGGAAGT GTCATACAGTGGTAAGGAAGCAAGGAAGGTACGGGTAGCCCTTACATCCTTCTTCGATAATATACTACTAGTCACGGAAACCATTCAACGATTCGGTCCACCTGAGCCGACATACACTCATTATTGA
- the Mfs16 gene encoding glucose-6-phosphate exchanger SLC37A2 isoform X2, translated as MSGPTKDLPWGLQCARCMCDGRCEHHRVNWMAWHQGGVLALTYLAYTCYHLTRKPISVVKNVLSLNCSDLPIPADILVNDSNRDTWCDWAPFDTNDAPALLGMLDSAFLFAYAAAMFLSGFIAERVNLRYFLSIGMLVSGISCYLFGIAKPYNIHNLWYFVFVQVLGGVFQTSGWPGVVTVVGNWFGKGKRGLIFGVWNSHTSIGNILGSLIAAAYVESDWSLSFIVPGVIMGVVGFIVFLFLIPSPVDIGYSPPSSLGYRKIDVTNSSDDDSTDVGYESRSVTDNLASERSETSPMLSGHRREHNTSRNSAIGFIGAMKIPGVIEYSLSLFFAKLVSYTFLYWLPLYIAASTTYGTTVSADLSVLFDVGGIVGAIAAGVLSDYSGMSALTCAAMFGLAFPALFIYDYIGSTSLGVNIVLLLIGGLLVNGPYALITTAVSAELGTHPSLGENSRALATVTAIIDGTGSIGAAVGPLLAGLVSRWSGWDNVFYMLMCADLFALLLLSRLVYRDIRSYIQRRRVIQI; from the exons ATGAGTGGACCGACGAAGGATCTGCCGTGGGGCCTGCAGTGCGCAAGGTGTATGTGTGACGGCCGTTGCGAGCATCATCGTGTCAATTGGATGGCCTGGCATCAAGGAGGCGTACTGGCGCTCACTTACTTAGCGTACACTTGTTACCATTTGACTCGAAAGCCGATATCCGTGGTGAAGAATGTCCTGAGTCTCAATTGCAGCGATCTGCCAATACCCGCGGATATTTTAGTGAATGACAGTAATCGGGATACCTGGTGCGACTGGGCTCCATTTG ACACGAACGATGCACCGGCATTGCTCGGCATGCTGGACTCGGCATTCCTATTCGCATACGCAGCGGCTATGTTTCTCAG TGGATTCATAGCGGAGAGAGTAAATCTGCGATACTTCCTCTCCATTGGTATGCTCGTGTCAGGCATATCGTGCTACCTGTTCGGCATAGCTAAACCGTACAATATTCATAATCTGTGGTACTTCGTTTTCGTGCAG GTCCTAGGTGGAGTCTTTCAAACTTCCGGATGGCCAGGCGTAGTAACTGTCGTGGGAAATTGGTTCGGGAAAGGCAAGCGTGGCTTGATCTTCGGTGTGTGGAATTCTCATACGTCCATAGGAAATATATTAGGCAGTTTGATCGCGGCGGCGTACGTCGAGTCCGATTGGAGCCTGAGTTTCATAGTGCCTGGAGTGATAATGGGAGTAGTGGGATTCATCGTCTTCCTGTTTCTAATACCGAGCCCCGTCGACATAGGATACAGCCCGCCCTCTTCTCTCGGATATCGAAAAATTGATGTAACGAATAGCTCGGACGATGACTCGACTGACGTAGGTTACGAATCTCGTAGTGTCACCGAC AATTTGGCAAGTGAACGATCTGAAACCAGCCCAATGCTGTCTGGACACCGACGTGAGCATAATACATCTCGTAATAGCGCAATTGGCTTCATAGGTGCCATGAAGATACCGGGTGTCATCGAGTACTCCTTATCACTATTTTTCGCGAAGCTCGTTAGCTATACATTCCTCTATTGGTTACCATTGTACATCGCGGCATCAA CTACATACGGTACGACTGTGAGTGCGGATCTGTCGGTTCTGTTCGATGTGGGCGGTATAGTAGGCGCCATAGCAGCTGGGGTTCTCTCCGATTATAGTGGCATGAGCGCGTTAACGTGCGCCGCGATGTTTGGACTTGCATTTCCTGCG ttatttatatatgactaTATCGGAAGTACCAGCCTAGGCGTCAATATAGTATTACTACTGATAGGGGGACTATTAGTGAATGGCCCCTATGCATTGATAACGACCGCTGTATCGGCCGAACTGGGAACTCATCCTAGTTTAGGAGAAAATTCAAGGGCCTTAGCTACAGTGACTGCCATTATCGATGGAACTGGTAGTATTGGTGCTGCGGTTGGTCCGTTATTAGCAGGTCTGGTGTCTCGATGGAGCGGATGGGACAACGTGTTTTACATGCTCATGTGCGCGGATTTATTTGCCCTACTG CTTCTGTCCAGATTAGTTTACAGAGACATAAGATCGTACATACAAAGACGAAGAGTTATTCAAATTTAG
- the Mfs16 gene encoding glucose-6-phosphate exchanger SLC37A2 isoform X1: MSGPTKDLPWGLQCARCMCDGRCEHHRVNWMAWHQGGVLALTYLAYTCYHLTRKPISVVKNVLSLNCSDLPIPADILVNDSNRDTWCDWAPFDTNDAPALLGMLDSAFLFAYAAAMFLSGFIAERVNLRYFLSIGMLVSGISCYLFGIAKPYNIHNLWYFVFVQVLGGVFQTSGWPGVVTVVGNWFGKGKRGLIFGVWNSHTSIGNILGSLIAAAYVESDWSLSFIVPGVIMGVVGFIVFLFLIPSPVDIGYSPPSSLGYRKIDVTNSSDDDSTDVGYESRSVTDRVIYRCVYREQLAADNLASERSETSPMLSGHRREHNTSRNSAIGFIGAMKIPGVIEYSLSLFFAKLVSYTFLYWLPLYIAASTTYGTTVSADLSVLFDVGGIVGAIAAGVLSDYSGMSALTCAAMFGLAFPALFIYDYIGSTSLGVNIVLLLIGGLLVNGPYALITTAVSAELGTHPSLGENSRALATVTAIIDGTGSIGAAVGPLLAGLVSRWSGWDNVFYMLMCADLFALLLLSRLVYRDIRSYIQRRRVIQI; the protein is encoded by the exons ATGAGTGGACCGACGAAGGATCTGCCGTGGGGCCTGCAGTGCGCAAGGTGTATGTGTGACGGCCGTTGCGAGCATCATCGTGTCAATTGGATGGCCTGGCATCAAGGAGGCGTACTGGCGCTCACTTACTTAGCGTACACTTGTTACCATTTGACTCGAAAGCCGATATCCGTGGTGAAGAATGTCCTGAGTCTCAATTGCAGCGATCTGCCAATACCCGCGGATATTTTAGTGAATGACAGTAATCGGGATACCTGGTGCGACTGGGCTCCATTTG ACACGAACGATGCACCGGCATTGCTCGGCATGCTGGACTCGGCATTCCTATTCGCATACGCAGCGGCTATGTTTCTCAG TGGATTCATAGCGGAGAGAGTAAATCTGCGATACTTCCTCTCCATTGGTATGCTCGTGTCAGGCATATCGTGCTACCTGTTCGGCATAGCTAAACCGTACAATATTCATAATCTGTGGTACTTCGTTTTCGTGCAG GTCCTAGGTGGAGTCTTTCAAACTTCCGGATGGCCAGGCGTAGTAACTGTCGTGGGAAATTGGTTCGGGAAAGGCAAGCGTGGCTTGATCTTCGGTGTGTGGAATTCTCATACGTCCATAGGAAATATATTAGGCAGTTTGATCGCGGCGGCGTACGTCGAGTCCGATTGGAGCCTGAGTTTCATAGTGCCTGGAGTGATAATGGGAGTAGTGGGATTCATCGTCTTCCTGTTTCTAATACCGAGCCCCGTCGACATAGGATACAGCCCGCCCTCTTCTCTCGGATATCGAAAAATTGATGTAACGAATAGCTCGGACGATGACTCGACTGACGTAGGTTACGAATCTCGTAGTGTCACCGAC CGTGTCATCTATCGCTGTGTCTACCGTGAACAACTTGCTGCCGAC AATTTGGCAAGTGAACGATCTGAAACCAGCCCAATGCTGTCTGGACACCGACGTGAGCATAATACATCTCGTAATAGCGCAATTGGCTTCATAGGTGCCATGAAGATACCGGGTGTCATCGAGTACTCCTTATCACTATTTTTCGCGAAGCTCGTTAGCTATACATTCCTCTATTGGTTACCATTGTACATCGCGGCATCAA CTACATACGGTACGACTGTGAGTGCGGATCTGTCGGTTCTGTTCGATGTGGGCGGTATAGTAGGCGCCATAGCAGCTGGGGTTCTCTCCGATTATAGTGGCATGAGCGCGTTAACGTGCGCCGCGATGTTTGGACTTGCATTTCCTGCG ttatttatatatgactaTATCGGAAGTACCAGCCTAGGCGTCAATATAGTATTACTACTGATAGGGGGACTATTAGTGAATGGCCCCTATGCATTGATAACGACCGCTGTATCGGCCGAACTGGGAACTCATCCTAGTTTAGGAGAAAATTCAAGGGCCTTAGCTACAGTGACTGCCATTATCGATGGAACTGGTAGTATTGGTGCTGCGGTTGGTCCGTTATTAGCAGGTCTGGTGTCTCGATGGAGCGGATGGGACAACGTGTTTTACATGCTCATGTGCGCGGATTTATTTGCCCTACTG CTTCTGTCCAGATTAGTTTACAGAGACATAAGATCGTACATACAAAGACGAAGAGTTATTCAAATTTAG
- the Pen-2 gene encoding gamma-secretase subunit pen-2, whose amino-acid sequence MDLAKMSNEKKLHLCKWYFRAGFALLPFLWAVNAVWFSKEAFVAPSYEEQKQIKKYVIFSAIGAIIWTAALVAWIIIFQTQRAAWGDFADAISYIIPTGIP is encoded by the exons ATGGACCTGGCCAAAATGTCGAACGAGAAGAAATTGCACCTCTGCAAGTGGTATTTTCGCG CTGGTTTTGCGCTTCTGCCATTCCTGTGGGCCGTGAACGCGGTTTGGTTCTCGAAGGAGGCTTTCGTAGCACCATCTTACGAGGAACAAAAGCAAATTAAGAAAT ATGTAATTTTCTCTGCTATTGGCGCAATCATTTGGACAGCTGCTTTGGTGGCTTGGATAATCATCTTCCAAACTCAAAGAGCTGCGTGGGGTGACTTCGCCGATGCTATCAGCTACATAATTCCCACTGGTATTCCTTAA